TACCCTTTATCAAACTGAGACAAAAAGGACAATGAGGTAAAGAAATCCCACTTGGTAGTCAGCTTTCGTCCATATTTGGTGTCGAGGTAAATTCTGTCGACCGACTTTCGGCTACTCTGTCCTTCATTTTTGATCACTCCATAAGCAAGGTCGATCTCATTATCCCATGAATGTATGTCTCTGCGGTAGTTAGCCTTGTAATTTAAAAAGGTATTTAACCCTATGGAGTTGACACCACCACCCTGCCAGTTATCTGAAAAGGATGCCTGATTGAAACTCAGACCCGTTCTCAGGTCTTTCTTCCAATAGGTTGTATCTGTTTTTGTAGTATCTGTTTGACTGTATCCGGTTAAGGAAATAAAAAGCAGCATTATACCTGCACAAGTACGTGCCGGCAAAGATTTATATTTCATTTATTCAATCTTAAGAGGTTAAAATCAGGTTATGATTAAAACGAAGTAAGTTACAGATTGTTTATTTTAACCTCTTCAAGGGCTGTCTCTGTAAGAGGTTTGGTAATGAATTTAATAACATGGTTGTTATTAACGATCTTATCAATATCCCTTTTGTTATCAGAGCTGGAAAGGATTATCACTTTACATTTATCCTTTATTAAGTCGTTGAATTTCTCAAACTCATACAAAAAGACAAAACCATCTACTATCGGCATGTTGATATCCAAAAATATCAGATTAGGGAGGTTCTCAACATTGTCTTGATTTTCTCTTAAATAATCCAGAGCACTCTTGCCCGAATTTTTCACCTCAACCCTATTAGCAAATTTTGTGATTTCGATAATTCTTTTGCTGATAAAATTATCAGTATCATTATCATCTACAAGCATTACTAAATCGATCGCTTTAGAGTCAGTCAACTTTCTAAAATTTAGTTTAATAATCTACTATTTCTAAAAGTACAAATTTGAATGAAAATTCCAGACCAAAACATAAAAATATTGTTCTTTTCGATCTGATTTTGCAAACATAACAATTAAATACTTTTTTTCTTATGATAAAAGTCAGAGGATTAAAACCTCTTCATAATGTTGCTTGCATACATCCTATAATTAAGGAATATAAGCAAATTTGATATCAGTTACTTTCCTTTTTCTTAATTTTTATTTTCTCGCCCGGGCTGATAGAAAAATCTTTCTTGTTGTTCCAGGACATCAGTTCTTCAATAGTAACGTTATAAGATCGGGCTATTTTGTAAATAGTATCTCCATGATTAACCGTATGGTAGCTATAAACTTCTCCGGCAGTTTGCAATTCTTCTTTACTATCCGCTACCTGCTCTTCAGGCTTCGGGCTTCCCATGATCAACAGCTTTTGATTTACACTCAGTTTATCCGAGATTTTCAACTGATTCCACTCTAAAAGCTCCCTAACTGTTACATTATATTGCTTTGAAATTGAGTATAGGGTTTGCCCCGGAGCCACTACATGCACTTTGTGTATCTTTTGTTCGGGGGTTTTCTTTTCCTTCTCTTCATCACTTTCCTCCACCTCATACTCCTGCTCTTCAGCAAAGTATTTCTCTGCTTCAGACTGCTCCTCCACTTGGCCTGTAGCGTATTTAGCACTATCATACTCACCTTCAATCACTTCCATCGAAACAGAATCTTCAACAGGCTTGCTGACAGGCTCCTTTATTTCTGGCTTTGCCTTTGACATCTCCTCTTCAGCCTGTTCTTTTTCGGTTGATTTATCTGCATAAATAACATCAGCTCTTTCAGGCACAGTCTCTACAGGAGGCTTCTCTACTTCTTTATATTCAATATCAATACGTGCCGGCCTTATATATCTTAGCCAGAGTACTCTTCCGGCCTGTAGTTCTTTTTCTTCCTCAATACGGTTTTTAATCATCAGCTTTTTCAGCCTGATCCCAAATTTTTGAGAAATAGACCATAAGGTTTCTCCGGGCCCTGCAACATAATAATGAGCCTGAGCCTTGGCCCTTTTCTTTTTGTAATAGTAGACCTGCCCGTCGAGGATCGGATCTGTGATCTGAATATCATTGTACTTTAAAAACTTACTAAGATCAATATTGCCCTTTTTGGCCAGATCAATAATCTTGTCCCCCTGCGCCCCTATTACACCGGGGAGGTCATTAATCTCCACAATATGCCCTTTCCTGGCCTCTTTAAAGTCCTCTATTTCAGGGAAGTTATCTTTAAGTGGAAAGTGGTATTCTATCTGCCGTCTTTCTTCCAGTTTAGGCTCGGTATTAAAAGCTGCCATCTGGATATTATCCAGCATGGATACCGGAAGCACCACAGTATAGGCTTTATCATCAGGGATTTTTCCTTTTTTCAGCCATTTGTTATAATCATGAAGCTGATCAAGGCTTATGCCTGTCTCCTCGGAGATATCCTTTAAGGTTTTATTCCTTCCATTATGATATTCTACCAGTTTGGTTTCTCCGGGCCCTGAAACTGCACCTTCAAAGGCAACTTTATGAGCAAGATACTTTTTAACATACCAGTATGTTTTTTTATTTATCACCATGGATTTAGCTCCGCTGTTGCCTTTGCCTAGTACCCTCATAGCACCGCCTGCACCCATTTGATAGGCTTGCAATGCATAAAGCCAGTTATCAAAAAACTCGTTGTTCTTCTTCATGTATTTGGCTGCACCTCTTGAGGCAGACTCAATGTTCATGCGCTCATCCACATATTTGTCTACTCGCAGGCCTACTTCAAGGGCAGTAAAGTCTTTGAATTGCCAAAATCCTACGGCATCTGAGACTGATACCGCATCAGGAATCAGGGCACTCTCCTGGAGCACCAGGTATTTAAAATCATCATGAAGTCCCTCTTCTCTGAAAACGCGCTCTATAATGGGGAAGTAGGTTTTGGCCCTTTCAACTTTAATATTAAAGTATTTAGGGCTCTTGGTCAGTGCATCTACATCCTTCTGGATCTCATCACGTGCATCTTCCATTATCCGAAGCTTAATTCCGGCAAATTCCATTCTTGACGGGACACGCGGGCTTTGACCAACAGCCCAGGCCGGAATCAGTGTAATCAGGGCAAGCAGTATTCGTACTGACATTGATATTTAAATTTTTCTCATTACCATCAATCCATCTCTTACAGGAAAAAGAACGTTTTCCACACGTTCGTCATTATGCATTCTGGTATTAAAATCGAGCATAACCCGGGTGTCTTTATCAATTTTTCCTTCATTCACCACTTTTCCACTCCAGAGCACATTATCAGCAATAATAAAGCCTCCGGTTTTCACTTTGTCAATAACAAGGTCAAAATAATTAGAATAATTTACCTTGTCCGCATCAATAAAGACAAGGTCAAATAAAACCTTCAGGGTAGGAATAATATCTAATGCATTACCAATACGGTAATCAATCTTATCTTCCTGGCCCGCTTGTTTAAAATAGCTCCTTACCATAGCCTCAAGCTCCTCGTTAATGTCCAGGGTATATAGTTTTCCGCCATCTTGCAAACCTTCTGCCATGCAAATAGCCGAATACCCGGTATAGGTACCAATCTCAAGGATGTTTTCCGGTTTGATCATGTGACTGAAAGCAGATAGGATACGCCCTTGCAAGTGCCCTGATAACATTCTTGGCTTCATTACTTTAGCGTGTGTATCCCTGTTTAGTTTTTGAAGAACCTCTGTTTCAGGTGTAGTATGCTCTTCAACATATCGCTGTAACTCTTCGCTTAAAAAATCCATAGTGCTAATCAGGTAAAAAAATTAACTGACTCAATTGGTTTTCGTCAAACATTTCATTGGCCAGGTCTTGCAGTTCTTTTGCTGTTGTGTTCTTTATTTTATTGAATATCTCGTCGAGAGATTCGATCTTATTTCTATCCAATATACTCTTTCCCATCATAAGCATCAAGCTTATATTGTTTTCTTCGGCCATCGCCAGCTGCCCCATAAGCTGTTCCTTAGCTGTATGGAGCTGTTTTATACCTAGTGGTTTTTCCTTCAGCCTTTGAAGTTCTTTTTTAACCAAACGAACGCTTCTGTTGAGTTGTTTAGGCTCAGTGCCAAAAAATATTCCAAACAAACCTGTGTCGGTATATGCCTGGTAGCTGGCATCTATAGAATAGACAAATCCATGCTTTTCCCGTAAAGCCAGGTTTAACCTGGAGTTCATACCCGGGCCACCAAGTATGTTTACCAACATGAAAAATGGTAGTCTCTTCACGGAGTTATCAGCATATGCATCACCCCGACCAATAGCAAATTGCGCCTGTGTAAGGTTTCGCTTTACTTTTTTTACGGCTGGGGTATATCCGCTGAAGGGTTTGCGCTCTCTGCCTGCCGTAAGTGCCGGCACATCCTTTAAATACTTTTCGGCAAGCCTGATTACTTTTTTTAAGGGCAGGTTTGCTACTGAACAAAACACCAGTCTCTCCGTACTGATGTTGGCCTTTATAAACCGGGTAAAGTCATCACGATGGAATGATCTGACGCTC
This region of Fulvivirga ulvae genomic DNA includes:
- a CDS encoding M16 family metallopeptidase; translated protein: MVDYEMHTLSNGIRVLHKQVSNTKIAHCGFMLDIGSRDETEDNQGIAHFWEHMAFKGTRKRKAFHILNRIDSVGGEINAYTTKEKIAFYASVLDNYFEKAVELLTDITFDSVFPEKQIEKERNVILEEMAMYYDSPEDAIQDDFDTLVFQGHPLGMNILGTAESVRSFHRDDFTRFIKANISTERLVFCSVANLPLKKVIRLAEKYLKDVPALTAGRERKPFSGYTPAVKKVKRNLTQAQFAIGRGDAYADNSVKRLPFFMLVNILGGPGMNSRLNLALREKHGFVYSIDASYQAYTDTGLFGIFFGTEPKQLNRSVRLVKKELQRLKEKPLGIKQLHTAKEQLMGQLAMAEENNISLMLMMGKSILDRNKIESLDEIFNKIKNTTAKELQDLANEMFDENQLSQLIFLPD
- a CDS encoding LysM peptidoglycan-binding domain-containing protein encodes the protein MSVRILLALITLIPAWAVGQSPRVPSRMEFAGIKLRIMEDARDEIQKDVDALTKSPKYFNIKVERAKTYFPIIERVFREEGLHDDFKYLVLQESALIPDAVSVSDAVGFWQFKDFTALEVGLRVDKYVDERMNIESASRGAAKYMKKNNEFFDNWLYALQAYQMGAGGAMRVLGKGNSGAKSMVINKKTYWYVKKYLAHKVAFEGAVSGPGETKLVEYHNGRNKTLKDISEETGISLDQLHDYNKWLKKGKIPDDKAYTVVLPVSMLDNIQMAAFNTEPKLEERRQIEYHFPLKDNFPEIEDFKEARKGHIVEINDLPGVIGAQGDKIIDLAKKGNIDLSKFLKYNDIQITDPILDGQVYYYKKKRAKAQAHYYVAGPGETLWSISQKFGIRLKKLMIKNRIEEEKELQAGRVLWLRYIRPARIDIEYKEVEKPPVETVPERADVIYADKSTEKEQAEEEMSKAKPEIKEPVSKPVEDSVSMEVIEGEYDSAKYATGQVEEQSEAEKYFAEEQEYEVEESDEEKEKKTPEQKIHKVHVVAPGQTLYSISKQYNVTVRELLEWNQLKISDKLSVNQKLLIMGSPKPEEQVADSKEELQTAGEVYSYHTVNHGDTIYKIARSYNVTIEELMSWNNKKDFSISPGEKIKIKKKESN
- a CDS encoding O-methyltransferase, with amino-acid sequence MDFLSEELQRYVEEHTTPETEVLQKLNRDTHAKVMKPRMLSGHLQGRILSAFSHMIKPENILEIGTYTGYSAICMAEGLQDGGKLYTLDINEELEAMVRSYFKQAGQEDKIDYRIGNALDIIPTLKVLFDLVFIDADKVNYSNYFDLVIDKVKTGGFIIADNVLWSGKVVNEGKIDKDTRVMLDFNTRMHNDERVENVLFPVRDGLMVMRKI
- a CDS encoding response regulator, with the translated sequence MLVDDNDTDNFISKRIIEITKFANRVEVKNSGKSALDYLRENQDNVENLPNLIFLDINMPIVDGFVFLYEFEKFNDLIKDKCKVIILSSSDNKRDIDKIVNNNHVIKFITKPLTETALEEVKINNL